ATACTCAACAAATGTTATGCTTGAGCCAAACTGTGCTTTCTGTTTTGTACAGGCGCCACAATAATACGTGCCATACATTTTTGCACCACTCATGGTAAGGCATTGCGCAAATTCATCATACTTGCCAGGTTCGCTGACAAAAAATCCGCTAATTGTTGCACCCCCAAGAAGAAGTACGGCAAACACGCCAATAACACCCAGTCCAACCACATATTTGGGATTCATGTCTACTCTTGTTTCAATCATGGTTTGCATTTAAGCATACCGCTTATCAAATAATGCTTGGAAGCGCACAGCCTGTTTTGCTTGCAAGCTGGCTAAATGTCATGGGTTGTGTGCGTTTTGAACCATCAGCAAACATCCATGTTGGATACTTGTTTACTCCACTAGCAATGCACACACTCCTCTGCACAGAACAATCAATAAAGGTCACGTACTCCCAGCTAATGCCAAACAGGGTTTGCGCCTCATCATAATGTGTGGTTCCTGCAATGCCGTACAGTTTTGCACCTTTTTGCGTAAGGCATTGCGCAAAGCGCGTATACTCTTCAGGAATACGTGTCACATAACTGCTTGAGCTAAGCACTGCAATCATGATAGCAACGCCTACTACAAGAAAACCGACGAAAATAATAAACTCGCCAAAATTCATTATTCTAATTGATTTAATTCTTTGGATTTAAATGTACCTTGAAATTGGGTAAAACCTTATTAATTTGAATGGTTTTAGCGTATGTGTGGTGAAACAGTAATGGCATTTATTGGGGAGAAGGCGCCTAACTTTCAAACAAAAGCATATCATAACGACCAAATAAAAACAATAAAACTTTCAGACTATCATGGAAAATGGATTATTCTTTTTTTCTATCCTGCTGATTTTACGTTTGTATGCCCAACAGAACTTGGAGAACTTGCAGACTACTATAATGAACTTAAAAAACTCAAAGTTGAAGTGCTTAGCGTAAGTACGGATACTGAATACGTGCATAAAGCTTGGCATGACGCGTCAGATACAATTAAAAAAATAAAATTTCCTATGCTCGCAGACCCAACAGGAAACATTTGCAAATCGTATGGAACTTATATTGACGGTGAAGGCCTCAGTTGGCGCGCAACATTTTTGATTGACCCTGAAGGAGAAATTGTGGCTGTGGAAATGAATTCTAATAGCATTGGCAGAAACGTAACCGAGCTTATCAGAAAGCTTCAAGCAGCCCAATACGTGTACACGCATGGCGGAGAAGCGTGTCCTGCAAGCTGGACGCCAAACAGTAAGACGCTCAAGCCGGGCTTGAACTTGGTTGGAAAAATCTAAATCACTTTTTATTGCTTTAGCATTTGAAAAAACGGGTAATGCCTAAACACAATGATGGCGCATGTTAGTGTATTCATAGTTGTTTGAATCTTTTTTTTCCTGATAGGGCATATATATTGCTTTTGATTTTTCAAAATCACGCATAAGCACGCGTTCAATTGATACGCGCGAAAACTGTTTAGTGTAGCGCTCAATGCGTGAAACGTGCACTGCGGACTCAACACGCGCAACATGGCCGGTGTTTGCAATGAGTTCAAGACCTCCTTCAAATGTTTTAGAAACGCCAACAAACGCGCCACGCACGTGCAATCCCGCGTCAGTTGCGAGTTGTGTTGCTGTGCGCATTGTTTTTCCCCTGCCTGAGAAATCATCAACAAGCACGCAATTCGTGTAGGGTTCTTGTGTTACTTGATTGGTAAGCAAGTCAAGAGGAAGGTAGAGTGTTTCTTTTGTTCCATACGTGCGCGATTCAACATCTTGCGTTAATACCTTTTTTCCTTTAAATGTTGCGGGCTCGCCTTTTGAAATGCCAATAACATCAAGCCCGAGCGCGCATGAAAGAAAGGACGCAAGAAACGGTCCTGAATTTCGAATAGTAACAATACAGTCAGGAGCTGGTGTGAGACTGTTGAAAAATTCAGGAATGAATCGCGTTTGAATCGCCTCATTCCATAATTGCGCGGGAAGTTTGTAATTGATAAAGTGGGTTTGGTCAAGAATGTTTGAGCCAACAACACGGCCTTTGCTAAAATAGTCCAAAAATCGTTGTTCAAGCGTGTTTTGTGCCATATTTGCTTGAGTAGCAGGCCATTTTTATGCTTTTTGTTATAACAGATACATTTTTAATGTCTGTGTATAATTCAAGAAATCATGCACGACATATTTAAACACTGGTCAGAACTTGAACGCGACCTTGCAGTCACGCTTAAATCATACGAATTGGCGCTTGTGCGTTCTGAAAGAAAGTATAACAAATCTTCTCAAAACATTATGTCTGTTGCTCCTCTTCTTTATCGCAGCATAAACAAATTTATTGTCTATGGTCAGAGTAATAAATTTCATGGCATTCTCAAAGATACTCCTGCATCTCATACGCTTAGCAATGACCTTGCACGAAACGTGCGCGCACAAACTGCAAAACTTGTAAAACAACAAGACGACCAGCGCGGAGTTCGCGATTATTTGCTTAAAGAGCAATCACAGCTCAATGAGCGCATGTCGCGTGTTCATACACGCGTTAGTGCATACACACCTCTTCTTGGCGCGCAAAACGTTGCTTCCATGCGGGGTATGCTTCTTGAACTGCATAACGCATATACACCCTTCTTTTCTGCAATGGATAACGAGATTAAGATGCGTCTTGATTTGTTCTCTGAATTTGAGAACATGACTATTGAAGACCAAAGCACGGCAAACACGTTTGCGTATTATGTTCTTGCAGTATTCCATCAGCCAAACTTGTTGGAAACGACAGAAGCTAAAGCCGAGAAAGAACGTATTAACCACCTTGCTGATGCTATTTATGATGAATTTCGTGTATTGGATGCTTTTGTTCGCGGCTTGCGTTTTGACAACGATACAAAAGAACTGCATGCCACGCGCACCTCTCTTGTAAACCTTGTTTCTGAGCGTGCATGGTAGAAATTCTTTTTAATCCCTCCGCTTATTAGTAAATACATGTCTTTGCTTCATGCGGTGTGTGTTTCTTCTCTGCGCGCAGCATACGCG
Above is a genomic segment from archaeon CG10_big_fil_rev_8_21_14_0_10_43_11 containing:
- a CDS encoding peroxiredoxin (with AhpF catalyzes the conversion of alkyl hydroperoxides to their corresponding alcohols; AhpC reduced the hydroperoxide substrate); amino-acid sequence: MAFIGEKAPNFQTKAYHNDQIKTIKLSDYHGKWIILFFYPADFTFVCPTELGELADYYNELKKLKVEVLSVSTDTEYVHKAWHDASDTIKKIKFPMLADPTGNICKSYGTYIDGEGLSWRATFLIDPEGEIVAVEMNSNSIGRNVTELIRKLQAAQYVYTHGGEACPASWTPNSKTLKPGLNLVGKI